In a genomic window of Streptomyces sp. NBC_01142:
- a CDS encoding DoxX family protein, with product MSTAYVVVTVLAAAMTGFSAVSVFLRAKWVVQPMAGYGVPLSWLPWLGTAKAAGAAGLLIGLFLPVIGVVAGIGLVLYFAGAVVTVLRARWYSHIPFPLVYAAPVIGALALGFSA from the coding sequence ATGTCCACCGCCTACGTCGTCGTCACCGTCCTGGCCGCCGCCATGACCGGCTTCTCGGCCGTCTCCGTCTTCCTTCGCGCCAAGTGGGTCGTGCAGCCCATGGCCGGCTACGGCGTTCCGCTCTCGTGGCTGCCCTGGCTGGGCACGGCGAAGGCCGCGGGAGCGGCGGGTCTGCTGATCGGCCTGTTCCTGCCGGTCATCGGCGTCGTGGCGGGGATCGGCCTGGTGCTGTACTTCGCCGGGGCCGTCGTCACCGTCCTCCGCGCCCGCTGGTACTCCCACATCCCGTTCCCTCTGGTGTACGCGGCGCCGGTGATCGGCGCCCTGGCACTGGGGTTCAGCGCCTGA
- a CDS encoding trans-acting enoyl reductase family protein: protein MGSGQTVAVFGAYGHTGRFVVAELRDRGFVPVLSGRDTDKLRALAASCPGLDARPASVDDPASLDRALAGAAAVINCAGPFAETAAPVIEAALRAGIPYVDVAAEIEANLDTFTHFADRARAAGTVVVPAMAFFGGLGDLLVSAAMGDWTAADEAHVAYGLSSWHPTAGTRVAGAVSGQRRDGRRVRYSHGRLEYHEDALPTLKWPFPDPMGAREVIGEFTMADVVTVPSHLAIPEVRTYMTVEAAGDLAAPDTPTPTAVDERGRSAQTFLVDAVVRSGGAERRAVARGQDIYAVSAPLAVEAVHRVLTGQTRTVGVASAGAIFDASDYLRALSAHISLELCQ from the coding sequence ATGGGATCGGGTCAAACGGTGGCGGTGTTCGGCGCCTACGGGCACACCGGGCGCTTTGTGGTGGCGGAGTTGCGGGATCGAGGGTTCGTCCCGGTTCTGTCCGGACGCGATACGGACAAGCTGCGGGCGCTCGCGGCGTCCTGTCCGGGGCTCGACGCCCGGCCGGCATCGGTCGACGATCCGGCCTCACTCGACCGCGCGCTGGCCGGCGCGGCTGCCGTGATCAACTGTGCCGGGCCCTTCGCCGAGACCGCCGCCCCGGTGATCGAGGCAGCACTGCGCGCCGGGATCCCGTATGTGGATGTGGCGGCCGAGATCGAGGCCAATCTCGACACGTTCACGCACTTCGCGGATCGCGCCCGCGCTGCGGGCACCGTGGTGGTCCCCGCGATGGCCTTCTTCGGCGGCCTCGGCGACCTGCTGGTCTCCGCGGCGATGGGCGATTGGACGGCGGCCGACGAGGCGCATGTCGCGTACGGGCTGAGCAGTTGGCACCCCACAGCCGGGACCCGCGTCGCGGGCGCGGTTTCCGGGCAGCGCAGGGACGGCCGGCGCGTCCGCTACAGCCACGGACGGCTGGAGTACCACGAAGACGCCCTGCCCACCCTGAAGTGGCCCTTTCCCGACCCGATGGGGGCCCGGGAAGTGATCGGGGAGTTCACCATGGCCGACGTCGTCACCGTCCCCAGCCACCTGGCCATCCCTGAGGTGCGCACCTACATGACAGTTGAGGCGGCCGGCGACCTGGCGGCTCCGGACACGCCGACGCCGACTGCGGTCGACGAGCGCGGGCGGTCCGCGCAGACCTTCCTCGTCGACGCCGTCGTGCGCTCCGGCGGCGCGGAACGGCGCGCTGTGGCGCGCGGCCAGGACATCTATGCCGTGAGTGCGCCGCTCGCGGTGGAAGCAGTCCACCGTGTCCTCACGGGACAGACCCGGACGGTCGGTGTCGCCTCCGCCGGCGCGATCTTCGACGCGTCCGACTACCTCCGCGCCCTGTCCGCGCACATTTCGCTCGAACTGTGTCAGTAG
- a CDS encoding helix-turn-helix domain-containing protein, with protein MGTVALTVTDGMLHFELSVAYEVFGADLSHVADPWYDVSVCGPGAVQVGRFRLEPDCGFDQLPHADTVIVPGWADVDEDPPADLVDAVRAAHDAGARVASLCTGAFVLAAAGLLDGRRATTHWAHTRALAARYPRVEVDPDVLYVDNGSVLTSAGKAAAMDLCLHLVRLDHGSAIANTVARRLVVPPHRAGGQAQFVTAPVPARDDHPLAELFPWAIERLDHALTVEDLARRANMSSRNLGRHFRSVTGTTPLQWLLTQRIRRAQELLETTGDSVDAIAAATDMGTATTLRRHFNRTIGVPPDTYRRTFRSSRSSAR; from the coding sequence ATGGGTACTGTCGCGCTGACCGTCACCGACGGGATGCTGCACTTCGAACTGTCCGTGGCGTACGAGGTCTTCGGCGCCGACCTGTCCCACGTGGCCGACCCCTGGTACGACGTTTCCGTCTGCGGGCCGGGCGCCGTGCAGGTCGGCCGGTTCCGGCTTGAGCCCGACTGCGGGTTCGACCAACTCCCGCACGCCGACACGGTGATCGTCCCCGGGTGGGCCGATGTCGATGAGGACCCGCCCGCCGACCTGGTCGACGCGGTGCGCGCGGCCCACGATGCGGGCGCGCGGGTGGCCTCCCTGTGCACGGGCGCGTTCGTGCTGGCCGCCGCCGGCCTGCTGGACGGCCGACGCGCGACCACGCACTGGGCGCACACCCGGGCACTGGCCGCCCGCTATCCCCGGGTGGAGGTCGACCCGGACGTGCTCTACGTGGACAACGGCAGCGTGCTCACCTCCGCCGGCAAGGCCGCCGCGATGGATCTGTGCCTGCATCTGGTCCGCCTCGACCACGGCTCGGCCATCGCCAACACGGTCGCCCGCCGCCTGGTCGTGCCCCCGCACCGGGCCGGCGGCCAGGCCCAGTTCGTCACCGCCCCGGTGCCCGCCCGGGACGACCACCCGCTCGCCGAGCTGTTCCCCTGGGCGATCGAACGGCTCGACCATGCGCTGACCGTGGAGGACCTGGCCCGGAGGGCGAACATGAGCTCGCGCAACCTGGGCCGCCACTTCAGGTCGGTGACCGGCACCACCCCGCTGCAATGGCTGCTGACCCAGCGGATCCGGCGCGCCCAGGAGCTGCTGGAGACCACTGGCGACAGCGTCGATGCCATCGCAGCGGCTACCGACATGGGCACCGCCACGACGCTGCGGCGGCACTTCAACCGCACCATCGGCGTGCCCCCGGACACCTACCGCCGCACCTTCCGCAGCTCGCGATCCAGCGCTCGATGA
- a CDS encoding CdaR family transcriptional regulator, producing MHTSPRGHDAAVSRPLTEGATDPSPLQLFGRACRLLLGHGTEFTDSVVDRIRTEVPYYADPVLAPPDLPQTVGAGVRHGLEVSLDPSRIVDVERYTRELGIQRAEQGRPLDEVLHAFRVAGSEVWSGIISAVERDGLGDMRQLVHVAEMVWKSNDRDAFLVADAYRQVAKGVASRHGERVRLILAALLESRSAPEFTRDAAAILDLPLGGRFAVAAVRATPPYGRVPDTVPEIHGVRILRHVCRQCDVLVAHLGGLPLDAFVSGLAAGPGLRIGISPVVQGLDGLARARDMAELALRTCLADGDVVRLDTCLPDGLLISRPDLSAELAHRVLRPLYDLEPADRDLLFDTLTVWMENGGSAVQSARRMFCHRNTVLNRLRRFEQITGLALSRPRDLVQLTLALDAHRLFGPAAALGGEFEWNPLPSP from the coding sequence ATGCACACCAGTCCTCGCGGCCACGACGCAGCCGTCAGTCGCCCGTTGACCGAGGGCGCCACAGACCCCTCACCGCTCCAGCTCTTCGGCCGCGCCTGCCGGCTCCTCCTGGGCCATGGCACGGAATTCACGGACAGCGTCGTGGACAGGATCCGCACCGAGGTGCCGTACTACGCCGACCCGGTGCTGGCGCCGCCCGACCTGCCGCAGACCGTGGGCGCCGGCGTCCGCCACGGGCTGGAGGTCAGCCTGGATCCGAGCCGCATCGTGGACGTCGAGCGGTACACGAGAGAGCTCGGCATACAACGCGCGGAGCAGGGCCGTCCGCTCGACGAGGTGCTGCACGCCTTCCGTGTCGCCGGCTCGGAGGTGTGGAGCGGGATCATCAGTGCGGTGGAGCGGGACGGACTCGGCGACATGCGCCAGCTGGTGCACGTGGCCGAGATGGTGTGGAAGAGCAACGACCGCGACGCGTTCCTGGTCGCCGACGCCTACCGGCAGGTCGCCAAAGGCGTCGCCAGCCGCCACGGTGAACGCGTCCGTCTGATCCTCGCCGCCCTCCTGGAGAGCCGCAGCGCACCCGAGTTCACCCGGGATGCGGCGGCCATCCTGGATCTGCCGCTCGGCGGGCGATTCGCGGTGGCGGCGGTGCGGGCCACACCGCCGTACGGCCGCGTGCCGGATACCGTTCCGGAGATCCACGGCGTCCGGATCCTGCGCCACGTCTGCCGGCAGTGCGATGTGCTCGTCGCCCACCTCGGCGGATTGCCCCTCGACGCGTTCGTCTCCGGCCTGGCCGCCGGCCCCGGGCTCCGGATCGGGATCAGCCCGGTCGTCCAGGGGCTGGACGGTCTGGCCCGAGCGCGTGACATGGCCGAACTCGCCCTGCGTACGTGCCTGGCGGATGGCGACGTCGTCCGGCTCGACACCTGTCTGCCCGACGGGCTGCTGATCTCACGACCCGACCTGTCCGCCGAGCTCGCCCACCGGGTTCTCCGGCCGCTGTACGACCTGGAACCCGCCGACCGCGACCTGCTGTTCGACACCCTCACCGTCTGGATGGAGAACGGCGGCTCCGCCGTCCAGAGCGCCCGGCGCATGTTCTGCCATCGCAACACGGTGCTCAACCGTCTGCGCCGCTTCGAGCAGATCACCGGACTCGCCCTGTCCCGCCCCCGCGATCTGGTGCAGCTCACTCTCGCGCTCGACGCACACCGCCTGTTCGGACCGGCCGCCGCGCTCGGAGGCGAGTTCGAATGGAACCCCCTGCCGTCCCCGTGA
- a CDS encoding DUF485 domain-containing protein, translated as MAFALVNGLTFGLLLLLACSAPDFMAGRVWGEINVGVLALLVQGSLLLWTAAWYDRRADHHTLYERESEQ; from the coding sequence ATGGCCTTCGCCCTCGTCAACGGGCTGACCTTCGGCCTGCTTCTGCTGCTCGCCTGCTCCGCCCCCGACTTCATGGCCGGCCGTGTCTGGGGAGAGATCAACGTCGGGGTGCTCGCCCTCCTCGTACAGGGCTCCCTCCTGCTGTGGACGGCGGCCTGGTACGACCGGCGTGCCGACCACCACACCCTGTACGAGCGGGAGTCGGAGCAGTGA
- a CDS encoding cation acetate symporter — protein sequence MRSVNPELLLAVPGVMDTDTRSLVLVGFLTLIVPILFISALSGPEHDRVNEFYTAGRRLPPLRGALVLSGAYLSAASVLGTTGSVAVWGYDGLFIALCTVLSLGVLLLLAAPLRERGSYTLGDTFALRAPGPAVRIAVAVVTLSACVPYLVVQLSGAGATTAMLLGLSGPGAAQTAIVMIGALVVCATAFGGMRGTLALQVIKTVVLLCMALAVTAVLLHRFHWSTDALIDAAGQGSGRPAAYMRPGLRFAGSSGPQGTLDFLGLMITIVLGVACMPHVATQLNAAPDAAAARRTVRHTVSVVGVFCLTTAVMGFAAAALIGAPAILAADPGGNSSLLLLTGELAGGSSVGMGGAFLVVLVSSAVFLTTLAVVASITLAAAGAVAHDLYTHVLRRGRTTEGREVAAARWASAGVGALSIALAVWVQGWNVGFLSALALAVAASCLLPALVYSLFWRGYTRSGLLWTLYGGLFCAIGLQISGPVFSGTPLALFPDWHLNWFPLQTVALVSMPVAFLLGRLGSAVGRRRTPAVVERVRV from the coding sequence ATGCGCTCGGTGAATCCCGAGCTCCTGCTCGCCGTGCCCGGCGTCATGGACACGGACACACGCTCCCTGGTTCTCGTCGGCTTTCTGACGCTGATCGTCCCCATCCTGTTCATCAGCGCTCTCAGCGGCCCCGAGCACGACCGGGTCAACGAGTTCTACACGGCAGGTCGCAGGCTGCCGCCGCTGCGCGGAGCGCTCGTGCTGTCCGGCGCCTATCTGTCCGCGGCCTCGGTGCTCGGCACCACCGGCAGCGTCGCCGTCTGGGGTTACGACGGTCTGTTCATCGCCCTGTGCACCGTGCTCTCGCTGGGCGTACTCCTCCTGCTGGCCGCCCCGCTGCGCGAGCGCGGCAGTTACACCCTGGGCGACACGTTCGCCCTGCGCGCGCCGGGACCCGCGGTGCGGATCGCGGTCGCCGTCGTGACCCTGAGCGCCTGTGTCCCTTATCTGGTCGTGCAGCTCTCCGGTGCGGGAGCGACCACGGCGATGCTGCTGGGGCTGTCCGGCCCGGGGGCCGCGCAGACGGCCATCGTCATGATCGGCGCCCTGGTCGTCTGTGCCACGGCGTTCGGCGGGATGCGCGGGACACTCGCGCTCCAGGTGATCAAAACCGTGGTGCTGCTCTGCATGGCTCTGGCGGTGACAGCCGTACTGCTCCACCGCTTCCACTGGAGCACCGACGCCCTGATCGACGCCGCCGGACAAGGCAGCGGCCGCCCCGCCGCCTACATGCGCCCCGGCCTCCGCTTCGCCGGCAGCAGCGGCCCGCAGGGCACACTCGACTTCCTCGGGCTGATGATCACCATCGTGCTGGGCGTGGCGTGCATGCCGCACGTGGCCACGCAGCTCAACGCCGCTCCCGATGCGGCCGCCGCGCGCCGCACCGTGCGCCACACCGTCTCCGTCGTCGGCGTCTTCTGCCTGACCACCGCCGTGATGGGATTCGCGGCGGCCGCCTTGATCGGCGCGCCGGCGATCCTGGCCGCGGATCCGGGAGGCAACAGCAGCCTGCTGCTCCTCACCGGCGAACTGGCCGGCGGGTCGTCCGTCGGCATGGGCGGGGCGTTCCTCGTCGTCCTGGTCTCCTCCGCGGTGTTCCTCACCACGCTGGCGGTCGTAGCGAGCATCACGCTGGCCGCCGCGGGGGCGGTCGCGCACGACCTGTACACACACGTGCTGCGGCGTGGACGTACGACCGAGGGGCGAGAGGTGGCCGCCGCGCGCTGGGCGTCCGCCGGGGTCGGCGCGTTGAGCATCGCGCTGGCCGTCTGGGTCCAGGGATGGAACGTGGGCTTCCTGTCGGCGCTCGCCCTGGCGGTGGCTGCCTCCTGTCTGCTTCCGGCGCTGGTCTACTCGCTCTTCTGGCGCGGCTACACGCGATCCGGCCTGCTCTGGACGCTGTACGGAGGTCTGTTCTGCGCCATCGGACTGCAGATCTCCGGCCCCGTCTTCTCGGGCACGCCCTTGGCGCTCTTCCCGGACTGGCATCTCAACTGGTTTCCGCTCCAGACGGTCGCTCTGGTGTCGATGCCGGTGGCCTTCCTG